The following DNA comes from Gordonia zhaorongruii.
TACGCGATGAAGTCGTCGGTCACCACGTGCAACGCCACTTCGGTGACGTCCATCCGGTGCTGACTGATGAGATCGAGCAGCAGGTCGAACGGCCCGGTGAAATTGGTGAGATTGACCCGGAATCCGGACTCGTCGGACTCGGAATCGGTCGGCACTGAATCAGTCGGCACCGAATCGGCTGGAAGCGCGTCGACCGGCGGCGAATCGTCGTGGGGCGACACGACGGAATCCACCTCGGTCACGTCGATCACGCGCTGCGTTCGTTGTGCGCGATCACCTCGCGCGCCAGGTTCCGGAACGCGATCGCGCCAGTCGACTTGGGCGCCCACGTGATGATCGGCTCACCGGCGACGGACGTCTCGGGGAATCGGACGGTGCGGTTGATGACGGTGTCGTACACCGCGTCGCCGAACACCTCGACCACGCGCGCCATCACATCGCGCGAGTGCAGTGTCCGCTGATCGAACATGGTGACGAGGATGCCGCCCAACTCCAGTCGCGGATTCAGGCGATCGTGCACCTTGTCGATCGTGTCGGTCAGCAGTGCGAGTCCGCGGAGACTGAAGTACTCGCACTCCATCGGGATCACCACGTTGTCTGCGCAGGCAAGCGCATTCACGGTGAGAAGTCCCAGCGACGGCTGGCAATCGATCAGGATGTAGTCGTACCGATCCGCGACCGGATGCAGCGCCCGCGCGAGCGCCTGCTCACGGCCCACCTCGGTGACGAGTTGGATCTCGGCGGCCGACAAGTCGATGTTCGACGGCAGCAGGTCGAGTCCGTCGACCCGCGTCCGCATCAGGACGTCGTCGGTGGACGCGTACGGCGCCACCAGGAGATTGTGGACGGTCTGCTCGAGTTCGTGATGTGCGACGCCGAGGCCCGCCGACAGCGCGCCCTGCGGGTCGAGATCGACGAGCAGCACCCGGCGGCCGTTCTCAGCGAGCGCAGCGCCCAGATTGATGGTCGACGTGGTCTTGCCGAC
Coding sequences within:
- a CDS encoding ParA family protein, translating into MQRASLHAGGADQTAAGRSIGQVDHKAGAKAQQGALDVPADKLGPTGRPYRDIPDPAPLDRHGPAVMIAMCNQKGGVGKTTSTINLGAALAENGRRVLLVDLDPQGALSAGLGVAHHELEQTVHNLLVAPYASTDDVLMRTRVDGLDLLPSNIDLSAAEIQLVTEVGREQALARALHPVADRYDYILIDCQPSLGLLTVNALACADNVVIPMECEYFSLRGLALLTDTIDKVHDRLNPRLELGGILVTMFDQRTLHSRDVMARVVEVFGDAVYDTVINRTVRFPETSVAGEPIITWAPKSTGAIAFRNLAREVIAHNERSA